Proteins encoded in a region of the Vicia villosa cultivar HV-30 ecotype Madison, WI linkage group LG5, Vvil1.0, whole genome shotgun sequence genome:
- the LOC131604318 gene encoding uncharacterized protein LOC131604318 produces the protein MSSSISNGNDHGESTPRNNNKGYQNDILNPYFMHPNENPSLILVTPLLSNNNHHSWSRSMTMALRSKSKLHFINGVLPRPSDLDPNSIAWDRCNTMIMSWIKNVVEDEIAKSILWMENAADMWNELKERFYQGDVFRISDIQEEICTLKQGDASVSSYYTKLKILWQELDNFRPIPEFECDTTCLAINKIRAYKASDQVIRFLKGLNDQYTAIRSQIMLMDPLPSICKVYSLLVQQERQVDFPIDESKILATPSSDQSQTNRDTHPKSYSNMRGRGSFRGGRSSGGRGKNNRVCTHCGITNHTIDTCFKKHGYPHHWKHEGAINAILHLIGLTTHQDVTLKQVHQHLIV, from the coding sequence ATGTCATCTTCAATCTCCAATGGCAATGATCATGGTGAATCTACTCCAAGAAACAACAATAAAGGTTATCAAAATGATATCCTAAACCCTTATTTCATGCATCCCAATGAAAATCCCTCGTTGATTCTAGTTACACCATTACTTTCCAATAACAACCATCATTCTTGGTCGCGTTCCATGACCATGGCTCTTCGTTCTAAGAGCAAACTACATTTCATCAATGGTGTTTTACCACGTCCTTCTGATCTTGATCCAAATTCCATAGCTTGGGATAGATGTAACACcatgatcatgtcttggatcaaGAATGTTGTAGAAGATGAAATTGCTAAAAGTATTCTTTGGATGGAGAATGCTGCTGATATGTGGAATGAGCTTAAGGAGCGCTTTTATCAAGGCGATGTTTTCAGAATTTCTGATATTCAAGAAGAAATCTGCACATTGAAACAAGGTGATGCTTCTGTTTCTTCATATTACACAAAACTGAAGATTTTATGGCAAGAGCTAGATAATTTTAGACCTATTCCTGAATTTGAATGTGATACTACTTGTCTTGCCATTAACAAGATTCGCGCTTACAAAGCTAGTGATCAAGTAATTCGTTTCTTGAAAGGGCTGAATGATCAATACACAGCTATTAGGTCACAGATTATGCTTATGGATCCTCTCCCTAGCATTTGCAAAGTATATTCCTTGCTTGTGCAACAAGAAAGACAAGTTGATTTTCCCATTGATGAGTCCAAGATTTTGGCCACTCCTTCTTCTGATCAGTCTCAGACTAATCGTGATACTCATCCTAAATCCTATTCCAACATGCGTGGTAGAGGCAGCTTTAGAGGAGGTAGATCTTCTGGTGGCAGGGGCAAGAATAATCGTGTTTGCACACATTGTGGCATAACTAATCACACCATTGATACTTGTTTTAAAAAACATGGTTATCCTCATCATTGGAAGCATGAAGGTGCAATCAATGCAATATTGCATCTGATAGGCCTGACAACACATCAGGATGTGACATTGAAGCAAGTGCACCAACATCTCATTGTTTAG